One Vicugna pacos chromosome X, VicPac4, whole genome shotgun sequence DNA window includes the following coding sequences:
- the PLCXD1 gene encoding PI-PLC X domain-containing protein 1 isoform X1 produces MGGRVSTSGSSPGLHCTTENADWMSALCPQLWDVPLHHLSIPGSHDTMTYCLDKKSPISHNESRLLQFLGKTLPCVTLPVVLKWSITQVLTVTEQLDAGVRYLDLRVAHMEEGSERNLHFVHMVYTTALVEDTLTEISEWLEKHPREVVLLACRNFEGMTEDLHEYLVTCIKNIFGDMLCPRGEVPTLRQLWSRGQQVLLSYEDETSVSRHVELWPGIPYWWGNQVKPQDLIRYLEHMKSCGRPGGLFVAGINLTENLEYILAHPTASLRKLTLPSLPYLGAWVREQCPGPGARCTNIITGDFIGADSLVSDIIRLNQKLLQG; encoded by the exons ATGGGTGGGCGAGTGAGCACATCTGGCAGCTCCCCGGGCCTGCACTGCACCACGGAGAACGCGGACTGGATGTCGGCGCTGTGCCCGCAGCTCTGGGACGTGCCCCTCCACCACCTCTCCATCCCAG GGAGCCACGACACCATGACATACTGCCTGGACAAGAAGTCCCCCATTTCCCACAATGAGTCACGGCTGCTGCAGTTTCTGGGCAAGACCCTGCCATGTGTCACTCTCCCCGTGGTGCTGAAGTGGTCCATCACCCAG GTGCTGACCGTCACGGAGCAGCTGGACGCTGGGGTGCGGTACCTGGACCTGCGGGTCGCGCACATGGAGGAGGGCTCCGAGAGGAACCTGCACTTCGTCCACATGGTGTACACGACCGCGCTGGTGGAG GACACGCTCACGGAGATCTCCGAGTGGCTGGAGAAGCACCCGCGGGAGGTGGTCCTCCTGGCGTGCAGGAACTTCGAGGGGATGACGGAGGACCTGCACGAGTATCTGGTCACCTGCATCAAGAACATCTTTGGGGACATGCTGTGTCCCCGAGGG GAGGTGCCCACGCTGCGCCAGCTGTGGTCGCGGGGCCAGCAGGTCCTGCTGTCCTACGAGGACGAGACGTCCGTGAGCCGGCACGTGGAACTGTGGCCCGGGATCCCTTACTGGTGGGGGAACCAGGTGAAGCCCCAGGACCTCATCCGCTACCTGGAGCACATGAAGAGCTGCGGCCGCCCAG GCGGGCTGTTCGTGGCCGGCATCAACCTGACGGAGAACCTGGAGTACATCCTCGCGCACCCGACCGCGTCCCTGCGGAAGCTGACGCTCCCCAGCCTGCCGTACCTGGGCGCGTGGGTGCGGGAGCAGTGCCCGGGGCCGGGTGCACGGTGCACAAACATCATCACCGGCGACTTCATCGGGGCGGACTCGCTCGTCAGCGACATCATTAGACTCAACCAGAAGCTGCTTCAGGGCTGA
- the PLCXD1 gene encoding PI-PLC X domain-containing protein 1 isoform X2, with the protein MCGGREGGLECWEATFLTCVRHLQLEPRTGSPDPQEGQQVLTVTEQLDAGVRYLDLRVAHMEEGSERNLHFVHMVYTTALVEDTLTEISEWLEKHPREVVLLACRNFEGMTEDLHEYLVTCIKNIFGDMLCPRGEVPTLRQLWSRGQQVLLSYEDETSVSRHVELWPGIPYWWGNQVKPQDLIRYLEHMKSCGRPGGLFVAGINLTENLEYILAHPTASLRKLTLPSLPYLGAWVREQCPGPGARCTNIITGDFIGADSLVSDIIRLNQKLLQG; encoded by the exons ATGTGCGGGGGCAGAGAGGGAGGTCTGGAATGTTGGGAAGCAACATTCCTGACTTGCGTCAGGCACCTGCAGCTGGAGCCTCGCACGGGCAGCCCAGACCCCCAGGAGGGGCAGCAG GTGCTGACCGTCACGGAGCAGCTGGACGCTGGGGTGCGGTACCTGGACCTGCGGGTCGCGCACATGGAGGAGGGCTCCGAGAGGAACCTGCACTTCGTCCACATGGTGTACACGACCGCGCTGGTGGAG GACACGCTCACGGAGATCTCCGAGTGGCTGGAGAAGCACCCGCGGGAGGTGGTCCTCCTGGCGTGCAGGAACTTCGAGGGGATGACGGAGGACCTGCACGAGTATCTGGTCACCTGCATCAAGAACATCTTTGGGGACATGCTGTGTCCCCGAGGG GAGGTGCCCACGCTGCGCCAGCTGTGGTCGCGGGGCCAGCAGGTCCTGCTGTCCTACGAGGACGAGACGTCCGTGAGCCGGCACGTGGAACTGTGGCCCGGGATCCCTTACTGGTGGGGGAACCAGGTGAAGCCCCAGGACCTCATCCGCTACCTGGAGCACATGAAGAGCTGCGGCCGCCCAG GCGGGCTGTTCGTGGCCGGCATCAACCTGACGGAGAACCTGGAGTACATCCTCGCGCACCCGACCGCGTCCCTGCGGAAGCTGACGCTCCCCAGCCTGCCGTACCTGGGCGCGTGGGTGCGGGAGCAGTGCCCGGGGCCGGGTGCACGGTGCACAAACATCATCACCGGCGACTTCATCGGGGCGGACTCGCTCGTCAGCGACATCATTAGACTCAACCAGAAGCTGCTTCAGGGCTGA
- the GTPBP6 gene encoding putative GTP-binding protein 6, whose protein sequence is MWAVRAAVRPGTWLSRVVRGCRASRAAPPLPPRPERAFAAFRGGPRGPEGRGAAEPGPRADGGKGRAGEEEEQQEEPEDEEEEEEALLRRDPLLPAGTQRVCLVHPEVKCGPGKPQGSRAEWQVAEARALVHTLDGWSVVETMVVPTRTPDRKLIFSKETLEYLTEKIRESKEITAVFLNVERMATPTKKELEASWGVQVFDRFTVVLHIFRGNARTREARLQVALAELPLLRSHLKNNGAPLDGRGRGSRYIMGSGESFLQVQQRLLKDKEAKIRRALERLRRKRLLLGRQRRRQEFPVISVVGYTNCGKTTLIKALTGDATVQPRDQLFATLDVTAHAGLLPSRVTVIYMDTIGFLSQLPHSLIESFSATLEDVAHSDLLVHVRDMSHPDTEQQKASVLSALRGLRLPAALLDSVVEVHNKVDLVPGYSPVGPHAVAVSALLGLGLEELKAKLEDAVLRATGRRALTLRVQLAGAQLSWLHREATVQAVDVMPEAGVADVKVIISNSAYGKFRKLFPE, encoded by the exons ATGTGGGCCGTGCGCGCCGCCGTCCGCCCGGGGACTTGGCTCTCCCGGGTAGTTCGGGGCTGCAGGGCTTCGAGGGccgcgccgccgctgccgccccgTCCCGAGCGCGCGTTCGCCGCCTTCCGCGGGGGTCCGAGGGGCCCAGAGGGGCGAGGGGCTGCAGAGCCGGGCCCACGTGCGGATGGCGGGAAAGGTCGggctggagaagaggaggagcagcaggaggaaccagaagatgaggaagaggaggaggaggcgctgCTGAGAAGGGACCCTCTGCTGCCGGCGGGGACCCAGCGCGTGTGCTTGGTTCACCCCGAGGTCAAGTGCGGACCCGGAAAGCCGCAGGGAAGCCGAG CTGAGTGGCAGGTGGCTGAGGCACGAGCGCTGGTGCACACACTGGATGGCTGGTCGGTGGTGGAGACAATGGTGGTGCCCACCAGAACGCCAGACAGGAAGCTCATCTTCAGCAAAGAGACCTTGGAGTACCTGACGG AGAAGATCAGAGAGTCCAAGGAAATCACCGCCGTCTTTCTGAACGTGGAGAGGATGGCGACGCCCACCAAG aAAGAACTGGAAGCCTCCTGGGGCGTGCAGGTGTTCGACAGATTCACGGTGGTTCTTCACATTTTCCGAGGCAACGCCCGCACCAGGGAGGCGCGGCTGCAGGTGGCGCTGGCCGAGCTCCCCCTCCTCAG GTCCCACCTGAAAAACAATGGTGCCCCCCTGGACGGACGAGGCAGAGGCTCTCGCTACATCATGGGATCAG GAGAATCTTTCCTGCAGGTGCAACAGCGTCTCCTGAAAGATAAGGAAGCCAAGATTCGGAGGGCCCTGGAGAGGCTCCGGAGGAAGAGACTTCTCCTGGGGAGGCAGCGGAGGCGGCAGGAATTTCCTGTGATCTCTGTGGTCGGATACACAAACTGCG GAAAAACCACGCTGATCAAGGCCCTGACAGGGGACGCCACAGTCCAGCCTCGGGACCAGCTGTTTGCAACGCTGGATGTCACGGCCCATGCCGGGTTGCTGCCCTCCCGCGTGACAGTCATCTACATGGACACCATTGGGTTCCTCTCCCAGCTCCCCCACAGCCTGATTGAGTCCTTCTCTGCCACCCTGGAGGATGTGGCCCACTCG GACCTGCTCGTCCACGTGAGAGACATGAGCCACCCTGACACCGAGCAGCAGAAGGCCAGTGTCCTGTCGGCCCTGCGGGGCCTGCGCCTGCCAGCCGCGCTCCTGGACTCCGTGGTGGAGGTGCACAACAAGGTGGACCTGGTTCCTGG GTACAGCCCCGTGGGACCACACGCTGTGGCCGTGTCCGCCCTCCTGGGGCTCGGGCTGGAGGAGCTGAAGGCCAAGCTGGAGGACGCGGTTCTGAGAGCCACGGGGAGACGGGCCCTCACCCTCCGCGTGCAGCTGGCGGGGGCGCAGCTGAG CTGGCTGCACAGGGAGGCCACAGTGCAGGCGGTGGACGTGATGCCCGAGGCCGGGGTGGCCGACGTCAAGGTTATCATCAGCAACTCTGCTTACGGCAAGTTCAGGAAGCTATTTCCAGAGTGA